The following is a genomic window from Verrucomicrobiota bacterium.
AAAGAGCCAGTTGCGCCCCTTTGCTCCCACGGCGCGGCGCTCGTGCAGAAAGGCGCGGAACGGTGCGACCCCGGTGCCGGGCCCGACCATGATGATGGGCGTGTCGCCGTTCTCAGGCAGCCGGAAACTGTGCGACACCTGGACGAAAACCGGCACCGGTCCGTCGACTCGATCGGCCAGGAAGGTTGAACAGACGCCTTTGCGTTTGCGGGCGAACGTCTCGTAGCGAACGGTCGAAACCGTGAGGTGCACCTGGTCGGGAAAGGCCTTCAGGCTGGAAGAGATTGAGTAGAGCCGGGGCTGGAGTTTTTTCAGGTGGCTGACAAACTCAGCCGGCGTGAACGTGACCGACGGAAAGTCGGCGAGCAGATCGAGCACTTCACGGCCCCAGAGAAAATGCCCGAGCGCTTCCTTCTCTTCGGGCCGCATCAGGTCGGCCAGGGTACGGTCGGAGCTGCGCTCGGCGATGGCCTTGAGCAGCGGGGCAGGGATTTTGGTGATTTCGTAATGGCGTTCCAACGCGATGCGGAGCGAGTCCTCCTGGCCGTAAGGGGTGGGAACAGCTTCCTCACCGTCGCAATTAAGGACGTGCAGCAATTCGTCCACCAGCGCCGGGCAATTGGTCGGGATCACCCCAAGCGCATCGCCGGCTTCATAAACGAGGCCGGAGCCGGCCAGCGAAATTTCATAGTGGCGGACTTCTTTTCCGGAGCCTTCAGTGCTCAAGGGCCGGCTGGCCAGCAACGCGGCCGGAAACGGGTTTTTGCGCGAGTATGCCGCCTTCGCGGGGGGTGCGCCCGGCTCGTCGTCCTTGCCCGGTTCGGTCGCCGTGCCCGTTTTGCCCGGCGAAGTGGGGCCGGGCACGTGTCCGGCTTCAACCGGATTGTCCCCGATGATGGCCGGGGCGCCGTGCGTTCCGGGCGGCGCTTCGGAAGCGGCCGGCGCAGGTGCGGCGGGAGCACTCTTGGCGGCGGCTTCCAGCACGCCGAGCACGCCGGTTTGCCAGCGTTCAAAGGGCGCCTCGTAGTCGACGTCGCAATCGACCCGCTCGTACAGGCGGTGGGCGCCCAGTGCTTCGAGCCGATTATCGATGTCGATGCCGCACTTGCAGAATTGCTCGTAATTCTTGTCGCCTAACGCCAGCACGGAGTAGCTCAGGTTCGCAAAGCCGGGGTGATCGGCGCCGTGCAGTTCCGCATGGAAAGCCTTGGCGTTTTCCGGCGGGTCGCCCTCGCCGAAGGTGCTGGTGATGATCAGCGCAAACTTCTCTTTGGCCAGGTCTTTCACGCTGACCTTGTCCAGACCGACGGCCCTGGAGTCAAAACCGCGCTGTTGCACCACTTTGGCCAGCCGTTTGGAGAGCGCTTCGGCATTGCCGCTTTCCGAGCCGAAAAACACCGGCACCTTGACCTTGACCGGTGCGGCCGCGGGCGGCGCCGCCGTCCGGCCAGGTTGCATACCGGAGAACATCCCGGCAAGCAGCCCGTTCAACCAGGCACGTTGCGCCGGGGTAAAGGGGGCATTATCGGGCACGAAGGGGATCCCTACGGACGGGTTAGGGACCGTGGATGTAGTCGTCATTAGATGGAGACTGATAAGGTTCGAGCGGTTTGAAACCGGGCGGCGTCTGCGCGGGCTCCGACCATGGGTGGAACGCCGCGGCTGCATGGCGCCGGAGACGTACCGGCGATGCGTGTCGCCCGTTGGGTTATTTCCATGACTGTCTTAATCCGAAAACATTTCCTGGAGCTCTTTCACGCTGTGACGGGCGGTGAACTGCACGAATGTTTCCTGCCGACCCTTCCGCCGATTCAGGTAGGTCTTCAGCACCCGTTCCAGCAACGCCGGAATCTGGCTGAAAGGAATGCCGTGAAAGACTTCTCGTCCGAGCGCCTGGCCGCCCACGCATTTGCCCCCGAGGAGGATATGGTAGGCTTCCACCTGTTCGCCGCTGAGCGAAACTTTCGCACCCAGCAACCCGATGTCGCCGATGTAGTGCTGCGCGCAGGAGTTCGGGCACCCGGTAAGGTGGATGTTGATCGGCTGATCCAGTTTTACCTTCTTTTCCAGGTAGCGTCCGAGTTCGACCGCCTGGCCTTTGGTGTTGGTCGAAGACCAACGGCAGCCGGTGTTGCCCGTACAGGCCACCAGGCCGCCCATGATCGTGTTGGCCTCGTAATGAAAGCCCATTTTGACCAGGTTGCGCTTGACCGTCTCGACAAAGCCGTCCGGAACATCCGGGATCAGCAGGTTTTGCCAGACGGTGAGCCGCAGGGTGCCTGAACCGTAATTATCCGCGATGTCGGCCAGGCGCCGCATCTGGCGCGTCTTCATCATGCCGACCGTGATCACGGCCCCGATGTAGTTGAGGCCCGGCTGCTTCTGTTTGTACACACCGAGGTGCGCGTGCGGCATCGGCGGCTGGGGCGGCACGCAGTCCTGCAGCGGCAGGCGCACCAGGGGGAAGGCGAGCTTCTTTTCGACTTCCTCCATGAACCTGCCGGTGCCCCACTTATCGATAAGGTATTTAAGCCGCGCCTTTTTTCGATTGGTGCGGTCGCCGTGTTCGTTGAACACCCGGACGATCGCGGCGGCAACCGCCACGCTGTCGTGGGGCCGGATGATATGGCCGGTATCCCTGGCGAACTGTTCGTGGCCGGTGATGCCGGCCAGTTGGACGCGGAAATACACGCCCGGATCGACCCCTTTGCCCTCCGGCACCCGTACGGCAATGAAGCCGATGTCGTTGGTATCGGCCACCGTGCCGATGGCGCCGCCACCCTCAAAGGCGATGTTAAATTTGCGCGGAATTCCGTACAGGTCGCGGTTGTTGAGGATGTAATAGTGCAGGCCTTTGGCGAGTGGCCGCGTGTCGATCAGTTCGGTGGGATCGATCCCGGCCGTGGCCGGCGCGGTAATGTTGCGGATGTTGTCCACGCCCGAACCGCGCGAGGTCAGCCCGATTTCCTGCAGTTTGGTCAGGACTTTGATGAGGTTCTTCGGCGCAATTTCACGGATCTGTAGGTTTGCCCGGGTGGTGACGTGCGCGTAACCGCCGCCCCAGTCATCGGCGACATCCGCCAGGCCGCGCAGCTGGGCCGCCGTGAGTTCGCCGGCCGGAATGCGCAGCCGCAGCATGAATGAGTCCTGCGTGGGCCCGACGTAAAACAGGCCGTGGAACCGGAACCAGAAGGTGTGTTTCTTGTCCGGGAGCTTGTTTTCGGCCGCGTGAGATATGAGCTCATCCCAGACGTCCAGACCGTTGCGTTCGAGCTTCCAAACTTCTTGCTCGCACAGGTCGGACACGGGGGTACCGAAGACCGTTTGCTCCTCCTCGGAGGGCGGCTCGGCCAGGTTCGGCAGACCGGGCGCAGCCTGGCTGGTGATGAGCCCGTTCGGCAGCTGGCCGGCGAAAGGCCGCCGGAACGCCAGGCCGGCAAAGTACCCTTGGAGGTATTCCTTCTGTTCGGGACTGAAAGGTTGGTCCATCAAAAGGGCATCCATACGCAAATTAATTTCACCGTCGGGCGGCTGGCGACGCGGGCCGGAATCAGCAGGTGTGAAATCTCTATGTGATGACTCATAAACTCGTCCCGAGTTGTGTTAGGTCAGGATCCTTTAGCAGCTTCCATTCCGCCTGGCGCCACGCGCGTAATATTTTTTTCCACCCGGGCAGCCATCGGCCCGCCCGCGATCCATGCGCACCGGTGCAGGTAAAAGCGGGGTTGTGTTCGTGGTCCGGTTGGTGCAAACATGGTCGCTTTTTCGCCAGGACTGGTGGACTTTAACCAGCGGGCACAGCGTCACACCACGATCACAGCGGAGCAGAATCACACGGCGCCACGGCGGACCACGGCGACCACGGCGGGAAGAGGGGAAAGCGTTCGGAGTTCGGAGTTCGGGGTTCGGTCACACGGCGGGCACAGCGGGTGTGGCGGGCACGACGTAAGGGTTCACACGGCGAACACGGCGGGAAGAGGGGAAAGCGTTCGGAGTTCGGGGTTCGGAGTTCGGAGCGGCGTTATGGGGGTGGGTGCGAGTGTCAGCCTTGGAGTTGCCGCCGGGTCGTCTTCATCTGTGTCAATCTGTGTGATCTGTGGATGTTTCCTCTTTTCTGCGTGTTCCGCGGAGAATTCGGTCTTCCCACTGTGCTCCGCCGGACGATTGGATGCG
Proteins encoded in this region:
- a CDS encoding sulfite reductase subunit alpha, with product MQPGRTAAPPAAAPVKVKVPVFFGSESGNAEALSKRLAKVVQQRGFDSRAVGLDKVSVKDLAKEKFALIITSTFGEGDPPENAKAFHAELHGADHPGFANLSYSVLALGDKNYEQFCKCGIDIDNRLEALGAHRLYERVDCDVDYEAPFERWQTGVLGVLEAAAKSAPAAPAPAASEAPPGTHGAPAIIGDNPVEAGHVPGPTSPGKTGTATEPGKDDEPGAPPAKAAYSRKNPFPAALLASRPLSTEGSGKEVRHYEISLAGSGLVYEAGDALGVIPTNCPALVDELLHVLNCDGEEAVPTPYGQEDSLRIALERHYEITKIPAPLLKAIAERSSDRTLADLMRPEEKEALGHFLWGREVLDLLADFPSVTFTPAEFVSHLKKLQPRLYSISSSLKAFPDQVHLTVSTVRYETFARKRKGVCSTFLADRVDGPVPVFVQVSHSFRLPENGDTPIIMVGPGTGVAPFRAFLHERRAVGAKGRNWLFFGEQHAATDFYYREELDAMQADGHLGKLSTAFSRDQKEKIYVQHRMLGAGDELWAWLQDGAHFYVCGDASRMAKDVDLALHTVIEKNGGLGKEGAAEYVKKLKADKRYQRDVY
- a CDS encoding NirA family protein encodes the protein MDQPFSPEQKEYLQGYFAGLAFRRPFAGQLPNGLITSQAAPGLPNLAEPPSEEEQTVFGTPVSDLCEQEVWKLERNGLDVWDELISHAAENKLPDKKHTFWFRFHGLFYVGPTQDSFMLRLRIPAGELTAAQLRGLADVADDWGGGYAHVTTRANLQIREIAPKNLIKVLTKLQEIGLTSRGSGVDNIRNITAPATAGIDPTELIDTRPLAKGLHYYILNNRDLYGIPRKFNIAFEGGGAIGTVADTNDIGFIAVRVPEGKGVDPGVYFRVQLAGITGHEQFARDTGHIIRPHDSVAVAAAIVRVFNEHGDRTNRKKARLKYLIDKWGTGRFMEEVEKKLAFPLVRLPLQDCVPPQPPMPHAHLGVYKQKQPGLNYIGAVITVGMMKTRQMRRLADIADNYGSGTLRLTVWQNLLIPDVPDGFVETVKRNLVKMGFHYEANTIMGGLVACTGNTGCRWSSTNTKGQAVELGRYLEKKVKLDQPINIHLTGCPNSCAQHYIGDIGLLGAKVSLSGEQVEAYHILLGGKCVGGQALGREVFHGIPFSQIPALLERVLKTYLNRRKGRQETFVQFTARHSVKELQEMFSD